The Mycolicibacterium doricum genome includes a region encoding these proteins:
- a CDS encoding WXG100-like domain-containing protein has product MTQDVDPETYYAVGKGLFDKAGKLYDAFAVNVNLLGETGSMAGSDDAGTAWAASYDERASEVLGAANDLVKALENYGGVMIQAGYNHAVAEHDSAPGNQAPMPSKPADRASVDGTLTAPPSAGGPGEGLLDDSIGLVSQVGVPVPDGDTDKVAKAADAWDRLATVHQTEMIVEGLDVDSRTFDDTHSPEVEYIVRDLEELREAASAILNGCAELAESCRQYKSALEDLRTQLEDILDELAKELAVTAAIAVAASFVSFGVGAVAGTAKAAHSITKYAQMITGAIASWKISKNISKGVKKVHDIAGVRQKMQRIKNLGRKGKPEGKPPPVRNLGDLFKSRTPKASELEGYATSQGWTKTQSPGGPPKYVDENGIVRMTIKEGSPRTPGSEAPHVELRDATGQRIDPNGNPVTRRSEGNHTPIEWDW; this is encoded by the coding sequence GTGACGCAGGACGTCGATCCGGAGACTTACTACGCGGTCGGCAAGGGACTATTCGACAAAGCCGGCAAGCTATACGACGCGTTCGCAGTGAATGTGAACCTTCTTGGTGAGACGGGTTCCATGGCCGGGTCCGACGATGCCGGCACGGCCTGGGCAGCCTCCTACGACGAGCGCGCAAGCGAAGTCCTCGGAGCCGCCAACGATCTGGTGAAGGCCCTAGAGAACTATGGCGGCGTCATGATCCAGGCGGGTTACAACCACGCTGTCGCGGAACACGATTCGGCCCCTGGCAATCAAGCGCCGATGCCGTCGAAGCCTGCCGACCGTGCAAGCGTCGACGGCACGCTCACAGCGCCACCATCTGCGGGCGGGCCAGGCGAAGGACTCCTGGACGACTCCATCGGGTTGGTGTCGCAGGTCGGCGTACCCGTTCCGGATGGAGATACCGACAAGGTCGCGAAGGCGGCGGATGCGTGGGATCGCCTGGCGACGGTGCATCAAACCGAGATGATCGTCGAAGGTTTGGACGTCGACTCCCGCACCTTCGACGATACGCATTCTCCTGAAGTCGAGTACATCGTGCGAGACCTTGAGGAGCTGCGCGAAGCCGCATCAGCGATCCTCAACGGATGTGCCGAACTGGCTGAGTCATGCCGCCAGTACAAGTCAGCGCTCGAGGACCTACGGACTCAACTCGAAGACATCCTCGACGAGCTGGCGAAGGAATTGGCGGTTACAGCGGCCATCGCGGTTGCCGCGTCGTTCGTCTCCTTCGGTGTCGGAGCGGTCGCAGGTACGGCCAAGGCTGCACACTCGATCACCAAGTACGCACAGATGATCACCGGAGCGATTGCCTCGTGGAAGATCTCGAAGAACATCAGTAAGGGTGTCAAGAAAGTTCACGACATCGCCGGGGTCCGCCAGAAAATGCAGCGCATCAAGAACCTGGGCCGCAAGGGCAAGCCAGAAGGAAAGCCACCGCCAGTCCGGAACCTGGGCGACCTGTTCAAGAGCCGGACACCGAAAGCAAGCGAATTGGAGGGCTATGCGACTTCACAAGGTTGGACTAAAACTCAGTCGCCCGGTGGACCGCCGAAGTACGTCGACGAGAACGGTATTGTCCGAATGACGATCAAGGAGGGAAGTCCACGCACTCCCGGTAGCGAAGCACCTCACGTTGAGCTTCGGGACGCGACCGGTCAGCGAATAGACCCGAACGGAAACCCCGTGACGAGGCGAAGCGAAGGCAACCACACTCCGATCGAGTGGGATTGGTGA